The following proteins are encoded in a genomic region of Lutra lutra chromosome 16, mLutLut1.2, whole genome shotgun sequence:
- the TOB1 gene encoding protein Tob1: MQLEIQVALNFIISYLYNKLPRRRVNIFGEELERLLKKKYEGHWYPEKPYKGSGFRCIHIGEKVDPVIEQASKESGLDIDDVRGNLPQDLSVWIDPFEVSYQIGEKGPVKVLYVDDNNENGCELDKEIKNSFNPEAQVFMPISDPASSVSSSPSPPFGHSAAVSPTFMPRSTQPLTFTTATFAATKFGSTKMKNSGRSNKVARTSPINLGLNVNDLLKQKAISSSMHSLYGLGLGSQQQPQQQQQPSQPPPPPPPPPQPQPQQKASALSPNAKEFIFPNMQGQGSTNGMFPGDSPLNLSPLQYSNAFDVFAAYGGLNEKSFVDGLNFSLNNMQYSNQQFQPVMAN, translated from the coding sequence ATGCAGCTTGAAATCCAAGTAGcactaaattttattatttcatatttgtacAATAAGCTTCCCAGGAGACGTGTCAACATTTTTGGTGAAGAGCTTGAAAGACTTCTTAAGAAGAAATATGAAGGGCACTGGTATCCTGAAAAGCCATACAAAGGATCAGGGTTTAGATGTATACACATAGGGGAGAAAGTGGACCCAGTGATTGAACAAGCATCCAAAGAGAGTGGTTTGGACATTGATGATGTTCGTGGCAATCTGCCACAGGATCTTAGTGTGTGGATCGACCCATTTGAGGTTTCCTACCAAATTGGTGAAAAGGGACCAGTGAAGGTGCTTTATGTGgatgataataatgaaaatggaTGTGAGTTGGATAAGGAGATCAAAAACAGCTTTAACCCAGAGGCCCAGGTTTTTATGCCCATCAGTGACCCAGCCTCATCAGTGTCCAGCTCTCCGTCGCCTCCCTTTGGTCACTCTGCTGCTGTAAGCCCTACCTTCATGCCCCGGTCCACTCAGCCTTTAACCTTTACCACTGCCACTTTTGCTGCCACCAAGTTCGGCTCTACCAAAATGAAGAATAGTGGCCGCAGCAACAAGGTTGCACGCACTTCTCCTATCAACCTCGGCTTGAATGTGAATGACCTCTTGAAGCAGAAAGCCATCTCTTCCTCAATGCACTCTCTGTACGGGCTCGGCCTGGGcagccagcagcagccccagcagcagcagcagccttcccagccgccgccgccgccgccgccaccaccgcaGCCACAGCCGCAGCAGAAAGCCTCCGCTCTTTCTCCCAATGCcaaggaatttatttttcctaacaTGCAGGGTCAAGGTAGTACCAATGGAATGTTCCCAGGTGACAGCCCCCTTAACCTCAGTCCTCTCCAGTACAGTAATGCCTTTGATGTGTTTGCGGCCTATGGAGGCCTCAACGAGAAGTCTTTTGTAGATGGCTTGAATTTTAGCTTAAATAACATGCAGTATTCTAACCAGCAATTCCAGCCTGTCATGGCtaactaa